The genomic stretch tctggttccaaatccggcactttcagcggtaataatttgaagtaaattatatgtattgaccatgctacattagataattcaataattattaacaattaaagagcccgataaagactgcacgcttgcttctgtggagttctttctaatgctaaaaaaaacaactatattcaatagcaatacacaacagtataagcaagttaccttttattttaattccgtCGTATTTGTATGATATCCTTTAAACTCTTGTCAATTAAAGgcatatccagattagtcaatttttcgccaatctgattcaattgcccgatcgaatcaggaggtgcggacgcaaataccaatttggctcaccgaattcaaccaccgataatgaccgatattaccgataaaatgaggtgcggacgcaagaataccaatttgtgaggttagtattttcgttctggggcatttattcaatttcatcatcatcatcgtcatctcagccataagacgtccactgctgaacataggcctcccccttttttggggggtgaatgccataatcgccacgcttggcaggcgggttggcgatcgcagtcgagtacaccgaatttgagggacgctgctgcctgtccaccggtggtcttggacgtggtttaaggacatacccgtttattcaattaagagggctctaatatcaccataaatctaaaattggagattgacgccaatttcattactgatcaaatcgaccgattcgaTCAGTCccgaaggaataaggaagtcttcgttaaataatacaaaaagagagTGTGTAACTCAGAAACTTAGGTCAGATCCAACGGTCTACTTCTgttaaaaactattaataagaattctctgtaaaggcttcgtcacacaggcgcgttttccgggcggcgcgtgagcggggcgcgccgcgtaACTAAAGCCcctcattcacactcctaccttgtcgtccgcctcgcaggactacggTGTAAGATATAGCTCACACACCATCCTACTTTGTAGTCCGCCTCACAGGACTACGGAGCAAGAAATAGCTTACACACGGtactaagggcctaccgcgaaccacgttggacgtgCTAGGCAGCACCCctgccctgtcacacttacgtacgaatttacacgcgcGACGGAGGGGCAACacctcgaacgtggttcgcggtaggccctctgttctgCCGTCCATCACCAGTACTATGGCATCCTACTTgagtttgtaggacggctcgtagtccgcaacccccatacacgatcctacccaacgaggcggattaCGAGGCGAACTACAAGGTagagtgtgaatggggggcttaacagactatcgcaccgcaccctGACCTTGGAGTGTCGCActcataagtgagagcgagaaacgtatatctcttttctttgttagtagaaaaaggcggcaaattggaaaaatgtaggcgtgaagggatatcgtcccatagaaaattttaatttcacgcctttttttactgacaagatttgcttgaccacctatagctactttacatataaaacgctcacgccccgctcgcgcgccacccgtaaaacgcgcctgtgtgacgaagacttaattatagttcgtcaaacatatgtatctctggtcaaaccaatttgacagtcagtaagcccccattcgcacgacagctttttcaacgcgcgttaaaaaagcgcttgaatctggtcgcactctaaattcgacttaacgaccaaagcttaaagtctaaaatccaacaacactgaataaaagcgtcaccgttgtcgtgtgaatacataaatggttatccatttgtgtcattcaaacgctttttttaacgcgcgttgaaaaagctgtcgtgcgaacggggcctaagaaccaggaaaactatactcatttaaagtagctaacacactatcgcaccgcaccgcgaccctgGTGCGTCGCACTCATGaatgagagcgagaaacagatatctttTTCTCGCCCTCACTTACCGGTGCGAAGGGTCGCGGTGCGTGCAAATTGCAGGCACCTTTCTCTGTcattctattctaattatagctggtttgcaaatcttatcaataaaaaaaggcgcgaaattcaaattttctatgggaagagatccctacgcgcctaaatttttcaaacttgccgcctttttctactgaccagatctgcttgaccaagtatacatttCATGGATCGAACAATTGTTTCCGTCTggaaagccccctccacactcgtgcgcgaattgcggcgcgaagccgcgaacgcaagtgtggcgtcgatgttcgcagacagcgaaatcgactccacactcgcgttcgcggcttcgcccgcgattcacgcgcatagtctggagcgggctgaagaaaaatatatctctttctcgctcttacttatgggcGCGATGCACCAagatcgcggtgcggtgcgataataTGTTAGCTACTTAACCTTACCATTATCTGCTTATTTTTTGCGCATGGCAACATTACTGAATCGTAAACTTAAAAATCGTCGCCCCATCCCTAGAATATCACTCTATGTGTCAAATATTTATAGTCTGTGGTGTGGAGCGAAAAGTGGACGccaattattgggctgtacattcttgggttgagcaATCCCGGGTCGAACATTATCGGTACGGGCCAATAATATGCGACCAATATTCGGCGTCCACTAAATGGATTCGTATTATTGGGTCGTGTATTATTGGGTTGAGCGTTATCAGGGTGTACAAGCTCGGTCCGTGCCAATAATACGAAGCCACTCTTTGAACAGGGCAGTAGTGTACAACCCAATAATACGCATCCAAAAAAGtggacgcctattattgggctgtacattattTGGTCGTGTATTAACCGGACTCGTGCCAGTCGACTCAAACGTCAAACGCGTCAAACCAAGATTGCGTCTTTTTTCCGcgcttatttatttgtatttttgtacCATAACCTGATAATTCAATATCAATCGAGCCATGTAATTCTCATTTGCCGGCTTTCataaattattgtgtttgaTGAAAACATCTCAAGATGTCGGACAATGAAGAAAACCTTCATCGTTTAGAGGGCACGTCTGGCGATACTGTTGGCGGCTTAATCATCAAAAAGAAGGACCAACCAGCAGAATTCCAGTTTGCAAGGCCTTCGTTGCTAGGTCTAGATAAGCTAGCAGCAGCTAAACGCAAGCAAAACAGGCTAATATCCTTTCAACAAGATGAAAATGAAGAGGATGAGAAACCTGCTACTTCTGGTGTAAAAGAACGTAAATATAGGAAACATAATGAGGAAACTCCGACGTACACTGGTGGTATCTCGGAGGCGGCTGTTTTAAGGCAATTAGAACGAACTCAAAGGTAAATCacgtttttgtttgtttgcTTTGAGGTTATGTTGTTTGTTTTCGTGGTGCAATGCAATAGATTTTTGCGAAATCCTAGTTTTTTAATCTTTAATTTCGACTAAATAGATTTCTGTTAATCAGATATTATGATAGATTATAGTTTGCAGATTattacaatactctttattgcacacctcacatagtttacaaaaatatacagtaacataaacaaaaacaattggGTAGAAGTAATAACAGGCAGTCTTATCGCTTAAAAGCGATCTCTTctagacaacctttgggtattgGAGACAATAGAATTAGAATATACAATAAATGCATATAATTCCCTTTCagaattttgctaattatacgTTTTTGAAGATTAAATATGAATTTCAAAGACATTCCATATTATTCAAAGGTTTAAAATTACCGATGTaaactgtaatttatttattacagaaAAGAAAAAGAGTCAAAAGAGAAAGGAGTCCACAATTCCACTCAGGAGGAGAAAAAGTCTCGCTCAAAAGATGAAGATGATTTATACTACCGTCACCGTTATGACCGCCGCGACCGTGACAAAGGCGACAGAAGAGACAAAGATAGAGATAGAAGGAAAGACGACAGGCGAGACAGGGACAGAGATAGTGAGAGGAGAAACTATGATAGAAGTGACAGAAGTGATAGAAGTGACAGGAGGGATAGAGATAGTGAAAGGAGTAATAGAGATAGCTCTAGGAGGAGCTATTATGAGCCACGGTTCAAAGATGAACCTAGGACTCCaaagtaaatatttcaattttatatatgtataactatattttaattatgacACAGGTAAAAATTTGATATaaccttaataaataaaaaagtggaataaatacaaaaatcttccATTCCATTGAattatttatctttttttttctcaaacaaaTGGAAATGGAATTTGTCTTAGGATTTGGCCTaacttgatttaaaaaaagatgACTGCAATTTACATTTTAGCAGTTTATTCAATCCCCATATGAACTTTTAATTAGAAATCATCATATTATTTTAGAAACCTAGAATCCATTTCCAGTTTTATCCATGTTTTATCAGACATTATAAAGTACATATTTggaattattaatgtttttccTGTAATATGCAACTCCTTAAATTTTCCCAATTTAATTTCAGCTTGAAAGTCCTGAAGCCCCCAGAAAGCACAGCCTgggacgatgatgatgatgacagggCGCCACCGCGCAAATCCACTTGGGACTTCCCAACACCCAAGCCGAGAGACCTGGGTCCGAGTTCCGAGAGATCCCAGCGGAGGCCTTTGAGAGATTACAAGGGACGGCCTTATGAGAATACTCCTAGAGCTACTCCTCACAAGTAAGTACTTTTAAACTCGTTGCACCCagtgtacattaggatgtacctACACACAGTTTcaatggaatgtcaaccttaattaaaaactaagtaggtagcatttcatttgtctcgtataATTTTCAACCCAATAAAAATACAAGATTCTAACTTtcttggctataattttatgTTGTGGGCGACATGAGGAGTATTTAATACAGAATTTTCACTGCCCAACAAAAGCAGGgacaaataaaattcataataatcataaatCATGCTGTCCCTCCCAAATGCATGGTATATTCTCTTTCTTTCTTACTAAATAATGCCTTATGAGCTCAGCAagctcggttctccatacaaacgtaattacgctctcattttaaaacgactagcTTAGATCTGAaactatatacctacaataGGACAAGGTTTATGTATGCCTTTTATATAGTTTATGTAGCTTCGAAACCATAGTTAAAAATATACAGTGATATTAAGTTATTCATACAAAACTTGTTCTTGCtctaattcgtttttttataaACTGGAGCTATTAAATTGATCACAGGCATAGATTATAGATATAGATATAGATTCATTGCAATCCAACTCGTAGTTCTGTCTGTAtatgtgtatgtatatgtatcttattttatttttatttgtatattaaATTCTTATATAATTCTTATATTGAATAAGAAACTCCTGCTGACAcgacataaatttattaatttccgctacctaaaggatgtctggaagagatcgctttttagcgataagaccgcctgttgtttaacctcttcttcctgtattatttgtattgttttctgtaatgaggtgtgcaataaagagtatttgcaTTGTattgtagttttaaaatgagaacgaaactgcgttttatttatttatttattttactttattaggtACACTAAACAGATATCGTACAATAAGTATCATGGGATGGGTACTTAATACAAATGCACATTATGGCGTTTGTATGGGCAGGTAAAATTCGGCCTTGCTGGGGATTCTTAACAGAGTTTGCGGTTGAGGAATTAATTCTCCTTTTCATTTTTATAGATGGGTGAGCTCTCGTCGCGGTATGGATGTTGATGACCCTGACTGGCAGGAGGCGGAGAAGAAACTCGACCGTGAATGGTACAACATGGGAGAAGGTATGATGCATTTCacttaaggctccgtcacacaggcccgttttgcgggcggcgcgccgcttttacatataaaacgctcaccccgcccggaaaacgcgcctgtgtgacggaacctttttATTGAGATAAGTCTTAATGGTTTCCGGGAATGCTAAAAGAACCATTGCAGTATAGACTGCAGAAGATATGTAAAAAATTGTGTACCTAGTACATGCATAGTTACATACATAACTTcctataaagtgtcattctatggaacttgctaactatgtaaacaaaccgccatattggaactgtcaaaaatgatgaatttactagggACTTTAGTTAGCAAGTTTTATAAGACTTAGTAGAagctaatttatattttaatatttaactcCGGATTCCATAAATAACTATCCTTTGACTCAATTGCTAAGTCAAAGTTACCTCAAGAAATACTAAAAGTTTATACTTAGTTATGTTCTGTAAAATTCACATCACATGTAAGTATTTTACTTTTCTCATACTCTAAATGAATACTAGATAGTTTTAAATCAGATGAAAGCACTCATTTCATCCCTTGACTAACGAATCTACTGTTATTCTTGTTTGTTGACAGGCGAAACCGACGAATCCGACCCCTTCGCTGGCGCGAGCTCCGAATACATAGCCAAGAAAGAAGAGCAGATTGAAAAGAGACGCAATCGCAAAGTGTCCGCCCAACGGCAGCAGAGCGACAGAGACAACGAGCTGTGGGAGCGGAACAGAATGCTGACTAGTGGAGTTGTGCACGCTGTTAATGTTAACAGTGACATGGACGAGGTACGATCATTTACTGGGTCGATTTGACCCGGTACAGTCTCTAAGCCCGCTATATTCTTCATGTACCGGGTCAATTTGACCCAGTATACTGAAATTATTCCTCAACACGCCATATAAATACTACGTATTCCGTTATAGTACATAcgttacgatacaagtgcgaaaaataggaaattagcAACGAGTGGCGATTAATTAAAACACGATCGAAGGGGGTGTTTAAAATCAACATGAGTTGCgtattacctattcgcacaggtatcgtacaacgttttacagtacatataatgggcctttaaattttcgacataatCACGTAATGTACCAATTATCGCactaggcccacttgcactatcccactaacctggggttaagtgtagtagaagagccggccgcaaattttctaaccgacttgataccacgatgaaatacacaatgggaaaccataaaagtgatgctaagtccgaattcgatagtctgccacggcggaacttgccgaaagtacgaaaaagaaggccacttccggtgcgaaaaaagggggctgatttaacccatctgataccgaaataatagttatggcagcagttagaaatttacatgtagacacataaaagcgaagtctgccagtattttttttgccggaagtgcttggcagacgctctcaaaggtggccagcgggacccctaatttaacccatctgataccaccatgaaaccaattccagtcggtaggtatgaaccctcatgtcaggaatatataagtctgccaaggcttttcctgccgaaacaccttggcagacgagattatgtaagcaaggtcggcatcggttaccctacactaacccatctgataccaccatgaaaccaattccagtcggtaggtacgaacccccattttaggaatatataagtctgccaaggtttttcctgccgaaacaccttggcagacgagattataaacaagatgaccatcggttaccgtacactaacccatctgataccgccatgaaaccaattccagtcggtaggtatgaaccctcatttcaggaatatataagtctgccaaggcttttcctgccgtaacaccatggcagacgagattatgtaagcaaggtcggcatcggttaccctacactaacccatctgataccaccatgaaaccaattccagttggtagatatgaacccccattttagaaatatataagtctgccaaggtttttcctgccgaaacaccttggcagacgagattataagcaagatgaccatcggttaccgtacagtaacccatctgataccaccatgaaaccaattctagtcggtaggtatgaaccctcatttcaggaatttataagtctgccaaggcctttcctgccgaaacaccttgacagacgagattatgtaagcagcatccacatacgagggatccgtattttgggattatacagattacggacattattaatagctgtaggcttatttattactttatgcttatacatatttgtatattattatgttattaataaaatatatttataatttattaaacctaaacttaatacattgggaattcattacctgcttacggcagtagtagggataagtgggtcagttctggctcactgagccaggccaacagtccctcccccttttttcccttgttgaggccctgcaaccttgccttgaacccaaactaatgtcattgtagctcgaatctaacctaatctatttttattgcttttagaatatttcaattatctacttttgcaaagttaaaggttgaaatctctatttcgcaaaatggaattttaatgtgactttaatgtatgtgcagtctacttagtaattgggtttaaagatataaaaacacacatttatttcctatcctaagtatcctatcctaagtttattcaaataatattctgaacatatatagtaattagactggtcatatttttcataaaatctatttcgactggcaaagcatataactttttggcaaccgggttttttaacctaattagatcccgctgaatccgaatttgccggttgctcgatcgaaatcttgaccggaagtgagatatttgacattaaaggtccctttttttcgtttttcgtaaataactcttaaacggtggcacatagcaaaaaatgttctattacataagtaatatgcataaaattgcctacaagaaagattcagtacaatttttcgctaggatcaatattaaaagagattttaacgcgggaaatttaattataatcacttctaaggtccagttttttaggttttcgtaaataactcataaacggtggccaatatcaaaaaatgttgttagacgataataatctacacaaaattttgaacaaaaaagattcagtacactttttgcagggatcaatatttaaaaagataataaagagggaacgttaattatactaaattctaaggttccttgtttttattttttcgtaaataatttaaaaagtatgactcatagaaaaaaaaatcttatacataaattttgtgtttaaatcttaatgcggttcacagaatacatctacttaccaagtttcaacagttcttatagtttcggaaaaaagtggctgtgacatacggacggacagacagacagacatgacaaatctataagggttccgttttttgccatttggctacggaaccctaaaaaggagatattaattcggttttttaatgtttgatatctccgtcattttgggatcgatattgaaaaatatttttttagttgagttgtaacttgtaagtatatacatacagattggttccgtctttgtcaaaacccagttctgatggtgagatttatgaggaatcgagggcactcttcaaatcttgtaagggtggttcacgtttgtatgggaaaaattcaaactctagctagaagaagcggcaccccctcattttgttacacttattatgttgacaaaatacgccaagcatcttgcaatcttaactacaagggggtgctcaaacacattgaaatttttcaaattgtatgaaatcaaaaaaatatataagttactatttttttgatttttatgtaagtagtagttttcacattatttgaaagtgtgatttaaaagatattattttgaaagaaaatgtttttctacttcaaaacttatacatcacatgtgcaaatagtgtgaaaccagatattttaaataaaattctgaatcataattactctttttgttgggtttcaaacaacatacaaaatttcaacgtggttaagcaccaccttgtatactatacaaggtggtgcttaaccacgttgaaattagtgttgagtcgctcactcgcgaggcacctcatttgtaccactcattttgttaatttgtcgcagtacttcataccgcaaaaatgtcttac from Cydia fagiglandana chromosome 11, ilCydFagi1.1, whole genome shotgun sequence encodes the following:
- the LOC134668680 gene encoding pre-mRNA-splicing factor ATP-dependent RNA helicase PRP16-like, translated to MSDNEENLHRLEGTSGDTVGGLIIKKKDQPAEFQFARPSLLGLDKLAAAKRKQNRLISFQQDENEEDEKPATSGVKERKYRKHNEETPTYTGGISEAAVLRQLERTQRKEKESKEKGVHNSTQEEKKSRSKDEDDLYYRHRYDRRDRDKGDRRDKDRDRRKDDRRDRDRDSERRNYDRSDRSDRSDRRDRDSERSNRDSSRRSYYEPRFKDEPRTPNLKVLKPPESTAWDDDDDDRAPPRKSTWDFPTPKPRDLGPSSERSQRRPLRDYKGRPYENTPRATPHKWVSSRRGMDVDDPDWQEAEKKLDREWYNMGEGETDESDPFAGASSEYIAKKEEQIEKRRNRKVSAQRQQSDRDNELWERNRMLTSGVVHAVNVNSDMDEESVDRVHLLVHNIVPPFLDGRIVFTKQPEPVIPVKDPTSDMALNARKGSALVKAFRLEKERRKAQKKHWKLEGTKLGNIMGIQKKEDEPEDGPTKEAYKYAEHVDSETKDAKEPESKSSFVRNKTIQEQRRFLPVFAVREELMQVIRENNVVIIVGETGSGKTTQLTQYLHEEGYSRLGMIGCTQPRRVAAMSVAKRVSDEMNTKLGKLPTLSLSLSRPNYPNTSTKKGSVFSA